AGATATAAGGTAAAGGATTTAGCCATCTTATTAAAGTAAACTTGGTTTGCATATAGGAGATGACGTAAAAACATCTGCTTTTGCTGCTATAGGGTTTCAGCAATTCACTAttggtttttttatatgttttaactgatttatgagttttaaacattgaataataataaatgttaattCCAACTAACTAAAAAAAGGGACTTACTTCCCTCAAATTTTTAAAGGTTTAAAGGAGaattctgttgtttcgttgttttcctcttacagttgatgcgttttagtttgtaacctggatttgttttcttctcagtcgatttatgactatcaaacagctgtatactactgctgcctttatagTCCATTGTTTCATGGTTAAAACACATAATTCTTCTAGTTGATGACAATAGAAAGATAAACCCTacctttttctttctttcaaaacgGTCATTTTATCAGGTTTTAAGTACTTCTTTTTTTAAGTTGCTTTgctagttcagtatttttgtttatatccTGAATAAggaaaaatagaaattttgatgaaatttgacAAAGCCGTACGTCTTGAATTAAATCACATTAAAGCTCATAGGCGGATCCATTGCTTTTATATGATGTTCTTTAGAAccatatttttgttgaaatagtttatcatatcattttcaaatttaaaccTTGCACATGGAATCGTTAACCcagttattttatttaaagttaaaaaaatatataaaaactcgTAAAGTATAAGAAGAATTTCAAACTAACCACTTGTTATTATTATGCAATATTGTTGAATCTTGTACATGTCATAATACTACATGTAGTTTAAACCGAGCGATAAGAAGTATTACCTTTGACTCAAATCACAATTATCTATCACGTCTCTTCTATTTGACAAAGTTCAAAATCTTAAAAAGACAAAACGACACTTTGATACATAAATTCAATTCAGTTCAGAGAAGAAAGGAGCAAAAATGGATAGGCGTTTTGATCGAAATTCCTTTGAATCATATGAAGCTCACGAAAAAACAGTTGAACGTTCTTTCGGATACCGGGGAAATTCGGCTAGTTTCCCGTCAATTCCACCAACGTACCAACATCCACAAGGATTTGCCCATAATACCAGCGTTCCTTCTTTTGAAATTAGCGGTAGGAGTGTAGAAACATCCTTTACTAATAGGGGATACATTCCGAGTACATCCCTCCCTGCAATAGATGACCGTTATCCAGAAGTGGTACCACATGAATATTCTAGAAGAAGGTTGGCCATAGAACCTCCACGAATGGCAGCACCTATTAACCAGCAACCAAGAGCCATGAACCAATATCCGTTGAATGGAATGGATCATTTCGATCGTGCAAGTGTTTCAACAGTAGAACTACCCGAAGATGAATTTTCTAACAATTCTAGGCGAAGAAGAAAGACTCGACCATCATCTTTTCCGCCGGACCAAACAATGAGTAGAGGTGATGATGAAGAAATTCCAAAATTGCAGAAGAAGCGAGAGTCGCAGAGAGTCATTCTGACAAGAATAGTTTCAGCGTTGTTTATCGTGATGGATAGCGTCTCTGACTGGATGCAGTGGTTTGATATGAAAGACCCTCCTTTGTATGTTAATGGAACCTCCAAATTTGACAACTCCGGGAAAAATTGCACAGACATGGAGGACATAGCCCACAACTACATGTATTTCACCATTGCAGGTACAGCTATAGctttaattcaaatttctaatattATCTATCAGATAAGAGGCGAAATTGTGTTTAAAGAAAATCAGGAAAAGAAAAACCTGAGAAACTTGGAAAAGCGGAAAGGTATCCTCAGTTATCCGAAAAAATTCCTTGACGGTCGAACAGAGACTTTATATAAATTGATATTAATTGAAATCCCGCAAGCTATTCTCCTTTTACGCTATCAAAATGTTTGCTTACCGAGCTGCAACACTGATGTATTTTACGATGAGAAACATCTGAAAAGAAGGATAACTGCTGTAATTAATGGTGGCATGGCAATGATTAGTAATATATGGCGTTATATAACTAGTGCAACGTGTTGTGAGGAAAGTACCCTCATGACGCAAACGGtgcaaaagaagaaaaaaagtagtTGTTGCAGTTGTTGTAGCTGCTGCTGTCCCACTGAATGTTCCTTGAAAGGATGTATGAGATGTTTGTGTCCTTGTTGTTGTTGCTTCTACACGTGAGTATTATTCTTTGTATATGATGCTTTCACTGATATTGTACGACTTGACCCTGTAATGAAGAAATATAAAAGGTGTTTTATAAATACCTTTTCAAAACAATTATCCCTATTCGAGCGCCGTTAGTGTGGTGTAGACGAAACATGAATATGTCGTATAAATGTACACATACCATGTAATTGAAGATGGTATTTATAAGAGTAGACCGTTATTGTGGCACGAAAAAACTCGTTTTTCTTTTAAAGACAGAAATAAAAATTCTTAAATGCCATTTTCGTCCTTTTTTGTgttgtaaacacattttaaaaaaaaagacaggtgTTAATGTATTTGTTTTCGGAGAAAACTGTACTATGTAtattaagctccgacggcatcaattgttAATTGATGCTCGCAAATTAAGTACTGGTATTTGTAACCAT
The genomic region above belongs to Mytilus edulis unplaced genomic scaffold, xbMytEdul2.2 SCAFFOLD_757, whole genome shotgun sequence and contains:
- the LOC139505160 gene encoding uncharacterized protein, which codes for MDRRFDRNSFESYEAHEKTVERSFGYRGNSASFPSIPPTYQHPQGFAHNTSVPSFEISGRSVETSFTNRGYIPSTSLPAIDDRYPEVVPHEYSRRRLAIEPPRMAAPINQQPRAMNQYPLNGMDHFDRASVSTVELPEDEFSNNSRRRRKTRPSSFPPDQTMSRGDDEEIPKLQKKRESQRVILTRIVSALFIVMDSVSDWMQWFDMKDPPLYVNGTSKFDNSGKNCTDMEDIAHNYMYFTIAGTAIALIQISNIIYQIRGEIVFKENQEKKNLRNLEKRKGILSYPKKFLDGRTETLYKLILIEIPQAILLLRYQNVCLPSCNTDVFYDEKHLKRRITAVINGGMAMISNIWRYITSATCCEESTLMTQTVQKKKKSSCCSCCSCCCPTECSLKGCMRCLCPCCCCFYT